The DNA region TGGTGGCGCTGCAGGCTaagcatccaaaaaaaaaaaaaaaaaaaagtatatgctaCGAACTCTACCTCAGATCTGTATCTGTATAGCCAAAAAGAAAAGCCTGTAACCAGAGCTTGGAACCAGTAAGTGTCCAGAACGTGCTACGCACAGACATTTTCGGACTGCTTATCAACTGACAGATCACTGTCTCAGTCCCTTAGCTCTCCGAGGTACAGCTGGGCACTGTTCATTAAAAGATGTTTACGGATCTAAAGATGGAGGCCGGAGGCGAGCGCTTTCCCAAACAAAGGCAAGTTCtgattctctttctcttgctGAGACTAGCTCTGGCAGGCTGGGAACCCCGGCGTTACTCCGTGATGGAGGAAACTGAGAGGGGCTCCTTTGTGGCCAACCTGGCCAAGGACctaggggtgggtgtgggggagcTAGCTGCGCGGGAAGCCCGGGTGGTCTCTGAGGACAATGGACAGTGCTTGCAGCTTGATCTGCAGACCGGCGGGTTGATATTAAATGAGAAGCTGGACCGGGAGGAGCTCTGCGGCCCCACGGAGCCCTGTGTAATGCATTTTCAAGTGTTACTGAAAAAACCATTGGCAGTATTTCGAGCTGAGCTACTAGTGGGAGACATAAACGACCATTCTCCTGAGtttccagaaggagaaatgaCCTTGAAAATCCCAGAGAATAGCCCTCCCGGGACTGTGTTTCCTTTGAAAAAAGCCCAGGATTTGGACGTGGGCAACAACAACATTCAAAACTACTATATAAGTCCTAGCTCTCATTTCCATGTTTCTACCCAAAACCGGGGGGACCGCAGAAAATACCCAGAGCTAGTGATGGACAAAGAGCTGGATCGTGAGCAGCAACCTGAGCTCAGATTAACCCTCACAGCGATGGATGGCGGCTCTCCGCCCCGGTCAGGAACAGCCTGGGTCCGCATCCTGGTCTTGGACATCAATGACAATGCCCCTGAGTTTGAGCAGACACTCTACAAGGTGCAGGTCCCAGAGAGTAGCCACGTAGGTTCCCTAGTTGTCAAGGTCTCCGCTAGGGATTTGGATGCTGGGACGAATGGAGAAATATCATACTCACTTTTTTATAGTTCTCAGGAAATAAGCAAAACTTTTGAATTAAGCCGCCTTTCAGGAGAAGTTCGActaattaaaaaattagattTCGAAGCAATATCCTCATATGAGTTGGATATAGAGGCGTCTGATGGTGGGGGACTTTCTGGAAAATGCTCTGTGTCCATTAAGGTGCTGGATGTTAACGATAACATCCCAGAATTAACTATTTCGTCATTTACCAGCCCTATTCCCGAAAATTCCCCGGAGACAGAGGTGGCACTATTTAGGATACGAGACCGAGACTCAGGAGATAACGGAAGGATGGTTTGCTCCATCGAGGAtgattttccctttctcctgaaACCTTCTGCAGAGAATTTTTATACTCTGATAACTGAAGGAGAGCTGGACAGAGAGACCAGATCCGAGTATAACATCACCATTACCGTCACTGACTTGGGTTCACCCAGGCTGAAAACCGAGCACAACATAACCGTGCGGGTCTCCGACGTCAATGACAACGCGCCAAACTTCACCCAAACCTCCTACACCTTGTTCGTCCGAGAAAACAACAGCCCCGCCCTGCACATCGGCAGCGTCAGCGCCACTGACAGAGACTCGGGCACCAACGCCCAAGTCACCTACTCGCTGCTGCCGCCCCAGGACGCGCACCTGCCCCTCGCCTCCTTGATCTCCATCAACGCCGACAACGGGCACCTGTTCGCGCTCAGGGCCCTGGATTACGAGGCCCTGCAAGCGTTCGAGTTCCGCGTGGGCGCGGCCGACGCGGGCTCCCCGGCGCTGAGCAGCGAGGCGCTGGTGCGCGTGGTGGTCGTGGACGACAACGACAACTCGCCCTTCGTGCTGTACCCGCTGCAGAACGGCTCTGCGCCCTGCACAGAGCTGGTGCCCAGGGCGGCCGAGGCGGGCTACCTGGTGACCAAGGTGGTGGCGGTGGACGGCGACTCGGGCCAGAACGCCTGGCTGTCCTACCAGCTGCTCAAGGCCACGGAGCCCGGGCTGTTCGGCGTGTGGGCGCACAACGGCGAGGTGCGCACCGCCAGGCTGCTGAGCGACCGCGACGCGCCCAAGCACAGGCTCGTCGTGCTGGTCAAGGACAACGGCGAGCCGCCGCTCTCGGCCAGCGTCACGCTGCACGTGCTGCTCGTGGACGGCTTCTCCCAGCCCTACCTGCCGCTCCCGGAGGCGGCCCCGGACGAGGCCCAGGCCGACTCGCTCACCGTCTACTTGGTCATTGCCTTGGCCTCGGTCTCGTCGCTCTTCCTGTTCTCGGTGCTGCTGTTCATCGCGGTGCGGCTGTGCGGGAGGCGCAGGGCGGCCTCGGTGCCTGCGGGCCACTTTCCGGGCCACTTGGTGGACGTGAGCGGCACCGGAACCCTGTCCCAGAGCAACCAGTACGAGGTGTGTCTGACGGGAGATTCTGAGAATAATGAGTTCAAATTCTTGAAGCCTGTCTTTCCCAACCTTCTGGGCCAAGAACCTGGGAGGAAAATAGAGGGAAACCCCACCTTCCGGAAGAGTTTAGGTATCTGAAACTTCCCCTTTGGATGTACTAGTCTTGtctccttcatttttctctttctttttctaaacccATAATAAtctttaattctaatttttcttttttctctactaCTTTCCTTACTAATGATATTCCTGACTTTATTGGCTAGGTTGTTCTGTAATTGCTTTTCCAATTATtgtattagtaaaaaaaaaagtatgtcagGAAATTTCATAGTTTCCtttctaattaaatttttattactttttcctgAGGGATGATGTGAAAGTTAACCTTCCTAATAAACataattctcatttaaaaagtacCTTTCACCCTATATGAAACTACATAAGAATGTATAATTTCTTTTGATcctactgtattttaaaaatattagaagtgTTTTTAGGTTATTATTTACACAATCATGGCTTTTTTGTAACCTCTTTTCTGTTTGGGCTGGAAACAGTATATATTTATCCATGCTCAGTTTCTCCCAA from Choloepus didactylus isolate mChoDid1 chromosome 13, mChoDid1.pri, whole genome shotgun sequence includes:
- the PCDHB15 gene encoding protocadherin beta-15, giving the protein MFTDLKMEAGGERFPKQRQVLILFLLLRLALAGWEPRRYSVMEETERGSFVANLAKDLGVGVGELAAREARVVSEDNGQCLQLDLQTGGLILNEKLDREELCGPTEPCVMHFQVLLKKPLAVFRAELLVGDINDHSPEFPEGEMTLKIPENSPPGTVFPLKKAQDLDVGNNNIQNYYISPSSHFHVSTQNRGDRRKYPELVMDKELDREQQPELRLTLTAMDGGSPPRSGTAWVRILVLDINDNAPEFEQTLYKVQVPESSHVGSLVVKVSARDLDAGTNGEISYSLFYSSQEISKTFELSRLSGEVRLIKKLDFEAISSYELDIEASDGGGLSGKCSVSIKVLDVNDNIPELTISSFTSPIPENSPETEVALFRIRDRDSGDNGRMVCSIEDDFPFLLKPSAENFYTLITEGELDRETRSEYNITITVTDLGSPRLKTEHNITVRVSDVNDNAPNFTQTSYTLFVRENNSPALHIGSVSATDRDSGTNAQVTYSLLPPQDAHLPLASLISINADNGHLFALRALDYEALQAFEFRVGAADAGSPALSSEALVRVVVVDDNDNSPFVLYPLQNGSAPCTELVPRAAEAGYLVTKVVAVDGDSGQNAWLSYQLLKATEPGLFGVWAHNGEVRTARLLSDRDAPKHRLVVLVKDNGEPPLSASVTLHVLLVDGFSQPYLPLPEAAPDEAQADSLTVYLVIALASVSSLFLFSVLLFIAVRLCGRRRAASVPAGHFPGHLVDVSGTGTLSQSNQYEVCLTGDSENNEFKFLKPVFPNLLGQEPGRKIEGNPTFRKSLGI